AGTCCACATACGTTTGCATCTGCTCCTGTTCCTGCCGGCGCAACGCCGTCAGTCGTTCCGCACGCTGCCAGAACGATTCGTTTAAGTCGGCGGCAACCAGTTGCCACCTGGAACCCTGCGAAGCGATCGGGGCCGGCGACTCCAGCGAGAGCAACAGCAATGCTTTGTCGATGCGCCCCTGGGGGGCGTTTACGCGGCCCAACATCTGGGGCACGGTTAAGCCTTCAGGCGCGGCTTCAAGTGCCTTCAAAATCAGAGCGACTTCGTCGCGCGTCGGGAAGGCCTGTTCGATAAAATAGTCGGTGATATCCGTGTCTTCTTGTCCGCCCAGGAGAATGCCGTATGCCGAGGGGATGGCCCGTCCGGCGCGCCCCACCTGTTGGTAATAGGCCACAACCAACCCGGGCGCCTGATAGTGGATGACAAACGAAAGGTCGGGTTTGTCGAACCCCATGCCGAGCGCCGTGGTGGCGACGAGTGCTTTGATCCGATTATCCAACAAGGCCTGCTCTAATTCCGGCCGAAGTTCGCCGGTTTGGCCCGAGTAGGCTTCCACCGCCAACCCTTGCGAGCGCAACCAGTCAGCCACCAGGATCGTGTCGCGAACCGTCAGGGTATAGATGATGCCGCTCCCTTCCAGCCTGGGGACGTTTTCCGCCAGCCAGGCCAGACGCTCGGCCTGGCCGTGTAGTCGAATCGTTTGCAGCGTGAGCGATGAGCGATTGAGATCGCCCCGCAAGCGAAATAAATTCGGCCCCAGCACGGCCTGGAGATCTTCGATGACGCGATTATTTGCCGTCGCCGTCGTCGCCAGAACGCGGAGGTTTTCGGGGAGTGATCGGATGATACGTTCGAGTGACCGGTAGTGAGGTCGGAAGTCGTGTCCCCAGTCGGATATGCAGTGGGCTTCATCGACAACGAGCAGGGAAACTCGTCCCGCCAGGTGAGCTAAAACGTGTTCGCGGAAGCGCGGATTGGCGAGGCGCTCCGGCGAGATGAGCAGGATATCGACCTCGTCTCGCTGCAGGGTGGATTCAATCTGGCTCCACTGGTCGAGATTTTCCGAGTTTATTGTGACGGCCGAAACGCCCATCCGTTCAGCGGCAAGGAGCTGGTTACGCATGAGGGCAAGGAGGGGCGAAATCAGGATCGCCGGGCCGGCGCCTGCCTCGCGCAGCAGCTTCGATGCGATGAAATAGACGAAGCTTTTCCCCCAACCCGTTTTTTGAACCACCAACAATCGCCCGTTGCCTTCGACCACATACCGTATGGCCTCCTCCTGCCCGTCGCGAAACGCGGCGTCTGGCGTACCAGAACCAATGCGAAGTAACTCCAGTGCGCGATCGCGGTTGAAGGCCATCGTCCTCTGACCGAGGTTTGTTATGCCTTGCCTTGTGGGGACCAGGTCCGGCAGGACGATCCGCAAGATAACCGCGGATGGCGCGGACGGAGCAAGCGGCGCGCGATTTCATTTTCAACAGGAACCGTCCCGACGTATTCGGAGAGGGGGATGGTATGATGAACCGCGTCGGTTCGACCCAGACCCGAAGGGTTTCTGAGACGGTGAGGTGTTCCGGTCGCTGGGGTCTAAAACCCTTCGGGTCTCCTTGCGCAAGACGCACCCGGCGTGTAAGTTAGCACCGCCTAACCCGCCGTCGCCTTGCTGCATGACCGACCTGCCCGCCGTCCGCCCGATCCGCATCTTCATCTCCTCGCCAGGCGACGTCGCGGCCGAGCGCGACGCGTTGGAGGATTTGATCACCAACGACCTCCAGCCCCGGCTCGGCCGGCACCTCGGCGTCTACATCGAGGCGCTCCGATGGGAAACCCACGGCCGGCCCGGCCTCGGCGATATCCAGTCGAACCTCTTCGAACAACTCGGCGCGTACCACATCTACGTCGGCATCTTCTGGCGACGGTTCGGGACGCCGACAGGGAATCATGAATCGGGCTCGGAGGCGGAATTTTACGACGCGTACGAACGCTGGATGGCCGACAACCGCCGGCCGGTGATGCTGTATTTCTGTGAGCGGGAATTCACGGTCGACCCCCGAAAACTCACCCCGGAGCAGCTCCAGGAGATCAAAGCGCAGGACGAAAAGGTGGAGGCGTTCCGGAACGAAGTCTCGGGCAAGGGGCTGTTCTGGAAGTACACCGATCTGGTCGATTTTCGACAGCACGTCACGCGGCATCTCAACGATCAGATCTTCGAGATCGTGGGAACTCCCGATAGGGGTCCCGCTCCTCGGCCTCTGGTTGGCGATGTGCGTTCGCCCGAAGAATCCACCAGGGAAAAACGCCGCGAGAGCCTTCCAGAAATCGACATGCCGCCGCCGCCGGCCGCCCCGTATCGCCGGCTGCAGCGGTTTGAGCGTAACGATGCCGCCGTTTTTTTCGGACGAGACCGGGACATCGTCGAACTCTACCAGGCCATCACGAGCAAAGGACCGATCATCCTCTTCTACGGGGATAGCGGCGTCGGCAAATCCTCCCTGCTGGAAGCCGGCGTGTTGCGCTATCTGGAAACCGTGCACCAGGTTAAAATGAAGCGGCGCGACCAACCGTTGGGCCTGGCCGGCACACTGGCCAACCTCCTCGACGTGCCGGCCGAGCCGGCGGCTGTAGCAAATGCGTGGCATGCCCTGGAAGCAAAAGCGGGCAAGCCGCTGACGGTCATCCTCGATCAGGCCGAAGAATACGTCACCCTTCCCATGCCCGCCGGGGCGGATACGTCGGGGGGCGATGCGCCGTGGGTCGTGGAAATGCGCGCGCTGCTGGCGATCGTGGAGCGGCTCTTTGCCGTCAGGGCCAATCGCCCTGGGGGCCGGCTGGTGCTCTCGTTTCGCAAAGAGTGGCTGGCCGAGATAACTCGCGGCCTATCGGGGGTTGGACTTCCCTTTTTCCCCGTGTTTCTGGAGCGGCTGGACCGTGCGGGCGTGGTCGAGGTCGTGCGTGGGCCGGCGACCCGCGAGGAGCTGCGCGAGATGTATCGCCTCCAGATCGAAGAAAAGGTGCCCGAAGCCGTGGCCGATGCCATCCTGGACGACCCCAGAACGCCGGCCGCTCCCGTGCTCTCGATCCTCATGGCGCGTATGTGGGAGCGTGCGGTGGAGAAAGACCCCGTGGCCCCCACCTTTTCCACCGCCCTGTTCGAGGACATCCGCGACGGTGAAGGACTCGGGCTTGCGGAGTTTCTCTCGCGCCAGCTCGCGGCCCTGCGCGCGTGGGACGCGTCCGTGGTCGACTCGGGCCTGGCCATCGATGTCCTCGCGGCACACGTAACCGACCGCGTCACCGCCGGCGCCATGACCGACGCCGACGTGGAGCGTATCTATCCCCACGTGCGCGATCGGGTCCAGGCGCTCCGCGTGCGGTGTCAGGAAATGTACCTGCTCGTGTCGTACCGTCCCGACGGAGCGTCCGTACCCGTGACCCGGCTCGCGCATGATACGCTGGCGCCCGTGATCCTCCAGCATCACAAAGCTTCGAATGCTCCCGGGCAGCGGGCCCAGCGGTTGCTGGAGAGTCAGGCGGTGGATTGGAAGGACGGGCAGCGAGGCAACAAGCTCGATCACGTCAATCTGAAGCTGGTTGAGAAGGGCGCAATTGGAATGCGCTTCCTGACAATCGATGAGACGCGACTGGTGAAAGCTAGCTACAGAAGGCAGCTATGGCGCCGTTTGCAGCGCCTCGGTGTGGCCGCGATGATTTCCGTTTTTGCGTTGGTGGGAGTCGTCGTGTTATCGGAAATCGTTGTCCCCACGGTCGCGCAGAAGCTCCAGCACTGCGGCGCGGCCGGCGAACTCGATGTGTGGTGCAGCGCGTGTAAAGAGGCCGAGGGCACCTGGAATAAGGAGCTTCTGGCTGATCAGGGATATTGCACCGGATCAAATTGGATGGCCTTTGACGACAGTGCATTCGTTGAAATACCGGCCGGCCCGTTCACCATGGGCTCGGAGAGTGGATTCCCCGATGAGGCGCCTGTTCGGGATATTAT
This region of Rhodothermales bacterium genomic DNA includes:
- a CDS encoding DEAD/DEAH box helicase, with the translated sequence MAFNRDRALELLRIGSGTPDAAFRDGQEEAIRYVVEGNGRLLVVQKTGWGKSFVYFIASKLLREAGAGPAILISPLLALMRNQLLAAERMGVSAVTINSENLDQWSQIESTLQRDEVDILLISPERLANPRFREHVLAHLAGRVSLLVVDEAHCISDWGHDFRPHYRSLERIIRSLPENLRVLATTATANNRVIEDLQAVLGPNLFRLRGDLNRSSLTLQTIRLHGQAERLAWLAENVPRLEGSGIIYTLTVRDTILVADWLRSQGLAVEAYSGQTGELRPELEQALLDNRIKALVATTALGMGFDKPDLSFVIHYQAPGLVVAYYQQVGRAGRAIPSAYGILLGGQEDTDITDYFIEQAFPTRDEVALILKALEAAPEGLTVPQMLGRVNAPQGRIDKALLLLSLESPAPIASQGSRWQLVAADLNESFWQRAERLTALRRQEQEQMQTYVDLPSGHMDFLIRALDGRPRGITTALLPPLPVEVCDAVAREAVAFLRRTSLPIEPRKKWPVGGLPHSQVSGLIPDTLRAEAGKALCLWGDAGWGGLVRKGKYKTGTFSEELIDACAALIRAWNPAPRPTWVTCIPSHRHPHLVPDFAQRLAKKLDLPFLAVLARTDDRPEQKKMANSAQQARNVDGSLSLMDIPFPAGPVLLIDDMVDSRWTFTLASWLLRQNGSGEVWPLALAKTGKD
- a CDS encoding SUMF1/EgtB/PvdO family nonheme iron enzyme, coding for MTDLPAVRPIRIFISSPGDVAAERDALEDLITNDLQPRLGRHLGVYIEALRWETHGRPGLGDIQSNLFEQLGAYHIYVGIFWRRFGTPTGNHESGSEAEFYDAYERWMADNRRPVMLYFCEREFTVDPRKLTPEQLQEIKAQDEKVEAFRNEVSGKGLFWKYTDLVDFRQHVTRHLNDQIFEIVGTPDRGPAPRPLVGDVRSPEESTREKRRESLPEIDMPPPPAAPYRRLQRFERNDAAVFFGRDRDIVELYQAITSKGPIILFYGDSGVGKSSLLEAGVLRYLETVHQVKMKRRDQPLGLAGTLANLLDVPAEPAAVANAWHALEAKAGKPLTVILDQAEEYVTLPMPAGADTSGGDAPWVVEMRALLAIVERLFAVRANRPGGRLVLSFRKEWLAEITRGLSGVGLPFFPVFLERLDRAGVVEVVRGPATREELREMYRLQIEEKVPEAVADAILDDPRTPAAPVLSILMARMWERAVEKDPVAPTFSTALFEDIRDGEGLGLAEFLSRQLAALRAWDASVVDSGLAIDVLAAHVTDRVTAGAMTDADVERIYPHVRDRVQALRVRCQEMYLLVSYRPDGASVPVTRLAHDTLAPVILQHHKASNAPGQRAQRLLESQAVDWKDGQRGNKLDHVNLKLVEKGAIGMRFLTIDETRLVKASYRRQLWRRLQRLGVAAMISVFALVGVVVLSEIVVPTVAQKLQHCGAAGELDVWCSACKEAEGTWNKELLADQGYCTGSNWMAFDDSAFVEIPAGPFTMGSESGFPDEAPVRDIIVSDTFFMGSTEVTQRQWFAVMGTVPSTYRGFELPVQNVTWFDT